TATGATGCTTGCGCTTAAAACCATTTTCTCTTCGTCAAATGGCATTACGTCCATTATTTTCGATGAGGTTGATACGGGTGTAAGCGGACGTGTCGCTCAGGCTATTGCCGAAAAAATTGCCGCAATTTCAGTTAATTCGCAAGTTCTATGTATTTCTCACTTGCCGCAAGTTGCCGCAATGGCAGATCATCATTACTACATTAAAAAGCAAGTTGAGCATAACCGTACATTTACTTCGATTACGGAAATGGAAGAAAAGGAACGAATTGTGGAAATTAGCCGCATGATGAGTGGGGCTGAAATTACAGACCTGACATTACAACATGCTTCAGAATTAATCCACATGGCCAATGAACGTAAGGAAATGATGAATTAAATATACAAAAACCGTCTAAAATTAATAAAAATTTTAGGCGGTTTTTTATTTTTTTAAACGTATAAGTTTCAAGGTCGCGAAGCAGCAGGGATTACAACGAATACATTCTAATTTTTCCTCATATCAACAAAATTTTTCCGTTCATAACTCCGTCAAATTTTCACATAGTAAGCGCATAGAGGAGGTGAAGGATGATTAAAAAATGGTCGATACTCGTTGCATTGCTTTTTATGTTATCACCAATAGAAGTATTGGGGAAATCATTAATTCCAATGGGCCATTCAATTGGCGTTCAGTTGGAGATGCCTTATGTAATGGTTGCACAGGACGTATTATTGGAAAATAGTGAGTGGTTGAAAAAGGGAGAACATATATTAAAACTTAATGGTGAAAAAGTAAGCCAGTTAGAAGACATTGCCGGCAAAGGCGAATCATTTACACTGACCGTTGAAAATGGAAAGCAACAACGAGAGATCAACGTATCAGCTCATGAACTGGTGCATTTAAAACCATTTTTAAAAAGTGAAACAGATGGAATAGGGACGTTAACGTACATCGATCCTGAAACGATGGAATACGGAGCGCTTGGACATCAAATTGTAGATTCTACAATGAAGCAGCCTCCGAAATTCAATGATGGTGCAATCTTTGAAGCATCAATCTCACAAGTGAAGAAAAGTACGCCTGGACAGCCAGGGTACAAAATTTCAGTTGTAGATAAATCACAAATGCCACTCGGTTCAGTAATAAGCAATGATGTATACGGTATTTTTGGTAATTGGAAACAATCATTACATGACAGTTTGCATCCGCCGATGGAAATTATACATGCAAATGAGTTAAAAAAGGGAAAAGCACAAATCTTAACGGCAATCGACGGGGAAGAAGTCAATTTGTTTGATATCGAAATTGACAAACAAACGGATAATACGTTTACTTTCAATGTCGTCGATAAACGTCTTATAAAGAAAACGGGCGGTATTGTTCAAGGGATGAGCGGAAGTCCTATAATACAGAATAACCAGTTCGTTGGTGCGGTAACGCATATGTTTATCGAAGAACCAACAAAAGGTGCCGGTATTCTTGTAATTGAAATGCTGAAAAAGAGCCCGTACTAAAAATACTTTAGACTATACTTTTTATTAAAGTGTAGTCTTTTTTTGATTTTTTCATTACAATAGTACATAATGATAAATCGACAAATGATGAACCATATATTTCCTTGTCGATAAACAGAGAAAAGATACTACTTGTTACTCATTTTTTATGAAAGAAAAGGAAATTTAGTAATTCTGTCGAAACTTCACTAAAGGACAATGCAAAATAAGAGAGATCGAAAGACAACTGTCGCTCATTTTTGTTACAATTGTATTACACAAGAAGTTTGGACATTTGTAAGAAAGCTCATACAATTTGCTATTGTAATGAATATATAAGAAATAGAATTATAAAAGGGGGATTTTGTTTGTCAAAGGTGAAAATTGCGATTGCTGATGATAATCGCGAATTAGTTAAAATGATGGAAGTGTATTTTACGAATCATCCGCAAATTGAAATTGTTGCAACAGCGTCTAACGGAAAAATCTGTATTAAAATGTTGGAAGAGCATAAAATCGATGTTCTGCTATTGGATATCATTATGCCTCATTTGGATGGATTGGCTGTCTTGGAAGAGATGTATAACGATGAGCGTCATACACAGACACAAGTCATTATGCTAACTGCTTTTGGCCAAGAAGATGTAATGAAGCAGGCTGTGAATTACGGTGCATCTTATTTCATGTTAAAGCCTTTTGAATTTGAGCAGCTTGTTCAAAAAATTCTGCATTGTGCAGGCAAGAAAGTCGAACAGGAAAAACGTGTACCGGTTTTATCAACGAGTACCCCTGCAAAAATGGACACACGCTTATTGGATACAACGATTACAGGCATCATTAAAGAGATTGGTGTACCTGCACATATAAAAGGATACGCTTACTTACGTGAAGCGATCCAGATGGTTTACAATGATATTGAGTTGCTAAGCTCAGTTACAAAAATTTTATATCCGGAAATCGCGAAGAAATTCGGGACAACCCCGTCACGTGTGGAACGTGCTATTCGCCATGCGATTGAAGTAGCCTGGAACCGAGGCAGCTATGAGAACATTTCGGAGTTGTTCGGCTATACCGTGCACCATATGAAATCAAAACCGACTAACTCGGAGTTCATTGCGATGATTGCGGATAAAATCCGCATTGAGATGGTAGCAAGCTAACAGTGATTTTCCAGGATTGATAGCGGACAAGCTATCGGAGAATGACGGGTAAAGTTATTATAAATAATGATATAACGAGATTAATAGCGGCTTCCAGGACAGTTGATTACGACTGTTTTGGGAGGCGTTTTTTCTATGGGATTAAGTCCGTTAATTAAAATAGATCGTTACATGCTCGATTGTCTATAGCGCAAAGGGATTATAAAAATAGAAGATGAGTTCGTATGATCAGTCGTTAAAACTTTTGTACGTTACTTATCGGATTCATTTAATATGGCGAAGTTCCGAAAGTAACATGGAGCATGTGTCCGTTCAATTGAGGAAAATAGAGGTACGTTCGAGGTGAGCATTTCGGAAAATCCTGTTTATTATACTCTATAAATTTTCGCTACAATTTTTCAAAACTAACTGATTAATCCTGCTCAATATCAGCGATTAGCATTAGTTTTAACGCCCGTTTACACTTGATATGCCAAATCAATCCTTTGGTTAGCTGCTTTTTAATGTCAACATTATTGGTATTTTTGATTAATATCCGTAATTTTTTAGTACGTACTTTATGGAGCCGTATATCGTCTAAACACTTTCTTCTCTCAAGCTCATCCAAGTTAGCACCTCATTTAGTTTGGTTAACATTACCATACCGAAGATACATTTACACTATAAATCTCATTCATATGCAGTAAAATATGGCTAGACAGATAGTTATCCGTCTCGAATCGCCTTAATTTATCACATGTATAAAATGGCGGTCCCAAAAGCTATATGAAATCAAAACCGACTAACTCAGAATTTATCATATTGATCGGACAAAATTCGTATTGAATTGGTAGCAAGTTAATCATTAGTTGAGTGCGTTTTGCCACGAAATCTTATTTTTATTACGAGAATATTACTTTATTAATTATGCCTTCTTAAACAGTTCCTTACGATAGTTTAAGAAGGCTTTTTTATGGCATTATGACATGCGATATCTTTATAACGTTCCAAAGGAATTATCCATCCTATCCGCTATAATTGAAATGTCTTCATCAACGAATATGAACGTATCCTTGATTATTACATAACTATCAATAGCTTGCGCTAGATGCTCATCGGTTTCCATTATTTCTTTCAAATCTTCACTAACATAGTAACAGTCTTCCGAACTATTATAAGAGCAGTCTTCTATCTCACTAATTCCGGCTTCTTTAAAGTATTCATCCATTTTCTTTAAAATTCTATATAATTTTTTATCGGAAAAATATTTATATTCACTTCCATCAAACATTTGAATATATAAATATTTGAACTTATATTCACTCCAAAGTTCATCCTCATTCATAAGGAACAGGAAAAGAAATCTTTCCTCTGCTTTATCATTTCTATAATAGATTTTTTCTGAATTCAACTCATAATTTTTAATCCTTTTTAGAAAAAGCCTTTTGTTATCAAGTACAATTACACTCATTTCATAATCATCCTTTTACAT
This window of the Solibacillus isronensis genome carries:
- a CDS encoding DNA polymerase III subunit alpha produces the protein MSVIVLDNKRLFLKRIKNYELNSEKIYYRNDKAEERFLFLFLMNEDELWSEYKFKYLYIQMFDGSEYKYFSDKKLYRILKKMDEYFKEAGISEIEDCSYNSSEDCYYVSEDLKEIMETDEHLAQAIDSYVIIKDTFIFVDEDISIIADRMDNSFGTL
- a CDS encoding SpoIVB peptidase S55 domain-containing protein, producing the protein MIKKWSILVALLFMLSPIEVLGKSLIPMGHSIGVQLEMPYVMVAQDVLLENSEWLKKGEHILKLNGEKVSQLEDIAGKGESFTLTVENGKQQREINVSAHELVHLKPFLKSETDGIGTLTYIDPETMEYGALGHQIVDSTMKQPPKFNDGAIFEASISQVKKSTPGQPGYKISVVDKSQMPLGSVISNDVYGIFGNWKQSLHDSLHPPMEIIHANELKKGKAQILTAIDGEEVNLFDIEIDKQTDNTFTFNVVDKRLIKKTGGIVQGMSGSPIIQNNQFVGAVTHMFIEEPTKGAGILVIEMLKKSPY
- the spo0A gene encoding sporulation transcription factor Spo0A; the protein is MSKVKIAIADDNRELVKMMEVYFTNHPQIEIVATASNGKICIKMLEEHKIDVLLLDIIMPHLDGLAVLEEMYNDERHTQTQVIMLTAFGQEDVMKQAVNYGASYFMLKPFEFEQLVQKILHCAGKKVEQEKRVPVLSTSTPAKMDTRLLDTTITGIIKEIGVPAHIKGYAYLREAIQMVYNDIELLSSVTKILYPEIAKKFGTTPSRVERAIRHAIEVAWNRGSYENISELFGYTVHHMKSKPTNSEFIAMIADKIRIEMVAS